A stretch of the Proteus sp. ZN5 genome encodes the following:
- a CDS encoding AAA domain-containing protein, whose protein sequence is MTMIRFCPHCQTERQLTEIFCAGQVNDKPCGWDLTIEPIHESGWRPSPPISSIETSTIIPDLTDIQPRKCVNGHLMGEDDFICFECGADPVDEIENNDVSDNETFRLIGDWRLEQRINSINSERERYNVSNIKTDQEGVLTLYLKGEEPDPAIYQVLNLISTDHIPVFYETGRWENRAWHVTERLNGGSLGQFIERGDFWQSDEINVLVSELGTAIAALTEHGVRHRALKPSNLMIRSRDPLDIVVIEYGSACLSEFDLDIVSPLEISRYSAPEILAGGVSAASDWWSLGIILLEQLTQGACFKHIHDNAFLIQVMTNGVELPDNLAPNIQLLLRGLLCRDRFQRWQWNEVNAWLQGLAVQAPDINHNNGSQQYYQFQFADHQFNQPDAFAMVAAQAQYWDQATELLIHGEITTWLSQFDNSEKQAAQLQSLVEKQDIEPSLRFTLALRILNPNMPLIYRGEIITPSWLLEYPLLGYQLICQPLTTELQSIDETHWLVQLYYRQCAVRERAQQQRIPLNEESLRLYLLITSLSQLVARWEIIRAEFPDAYNENLRVLIDRKNMHENDYILLLSAEIGQYITLDSLVNNAAKLASNLAIKTFDKQQAKILLATPRYQLIEQLSERIGDFKRVNIDAIDRWADDFLLTRRLPLEHIIVMLCIPIEQWQVPESQKYILEVLHFFAKKLVSTSQRGNLVRMRLTPNAGRVDLTECCFDNEKATNLLEHLINRKKRLFSLEGEVLRQREKLNNRLWLLQQNTQSYQRDTGINGMYLGFPFLVLNTQPNKIKPRIAPLFLWPISMNILGGTQGAVQIGFDTERASVRLNPALANFVGIPAVNEWQKVLDSLMSQTGLSVSEMMSTLSSLLITTEHSLSPLPSLTEEIPENSAYIHCSAVLFHTSFIGQMISADLQQIANLPINGTALATMLQVNTQAQTLETQDLLVDNYLLSLADPSQNTIIQAARKQTGLLIEGPPGTGKSQTIVNLIADAIGRQKTALVLCQKPAALDVVYKRLVANGLQDRVLIIHQNPKGREIISAIREQLQLERKRQLIADVKQDRPFNRDRTLNLIQFYETTLDAYYKALYLTDKQYDYSYREVLSALLELESQQKLATSSDELATLLSQYNKTTFVQLVDNLTLYGLDWYAINYENTPLNGVTLFLPESTLYRQFNESITLFIDAEKQRDTAYSSPYQQITIDKLTTHETALKQCKQQLKNRNDQQWDNLSRWLTLFLNEQGKQNKGEQLITQLAQLETRLQQIDSEGCDPLIFRLLAPLDNATLATLSRAAVDKINPSFLRFLNPYYYSRNSKLKDFMAQSGIEDKAEQYITLHKTITTEQQWRLLHQELQPIYQQLGLEQHLDRQNAQWQNTINTVITELKASDNDIAILALYPQPEHIVESIQSAKKQGFEQQCLEIENAIFRAKAQQTSLAKLAALQETLTELCYQQFYDAINQGELLTARLQQLAQSLPSLSQFQLFRERTTHFTHNDWQVLALSRQLLDESSSSNPVELLKATLSHLFYVAVKTEIEIKNTVLKTHTAQKMREYIEKLTENYQRLQQVNRELLTENIELSRIESARHWERITRLTGPRALRLREFIDEATQMGLLRLRPIWLMTPDVASQILPLKAGLFDSVIYDEASQMPIEFALPTLYRGKQAIVSGDEKQMPPSSFFSGKFSENEDDEDNEEDEQQEKSSEQWDPSQICHCPDLLHLARTVLPIHTLDIHYRSAFRELINFSNYAFYENRLNIPAQHSAKTISTVKPLHFMAINGTYINQTNEKEALAIVEHLATLWQVPFDKRPSVGVVTFNQKQAQLINQFIRDRNDYDVDFLRAYTEECARLDNDEDMSFFVKNVENVQGDERDVILFSTTFGRNAQGTFRRNFGVLGQTGGERRLNVAITRAKKQVVIMSSMPIDEISDLLSTNKHPEIPRDYLQGYLTYASHCHQINKQEENKRLLARLCRTQASVALQDQVNDQFVIDVKRFIASQGYHIAPSQQAGIFSFDCLIEDKHQGKLLMGIECDMPQHEWLSQACARELWRKDILRKVVPYHYRILLTQWFYHRQEAQQQLLEALQYASLLNEKVSE, encoded by the coding sequence ATGACCATGATACGTTTTTGTCCTCACTGCCAAACTGAGCGTCAGTTAACCGAGATTTTCTGTGCAGGACAAGTGAATGATAAACCCTGTGGATGGGATCTAACGATTGAACCTATTCATGAGTCAGGGTGGCGTCCATCTCCTCCAATATCTTCTATTGAGACATCTACGATAATTCCCGACCTTACTGATATTCAGCCTAGAAAGTGTGTTAACGGACACTTGATGGGAGAAGATGATTTTATCTGTTTTGAATGTGGTGCTGATCCGGTTGATGAGATTGAAAATAACGACGTTAGCGATAATGAAACGTTTAGATTGATTGGCGATTGGCGTCTTGAGCAACGTATCAATTCTATTAATAGTGAAAGAGAGCGCTATAACGTAAGTAATATCAAAACAGATCAAGAAGGCGTATTAACACTCTATCTTAAAGGCGAAGAGCCTGATCCGGCTATTTATCAAGTTTTAAATCTGATTTCTACTGACCATATTCCCGTGTTTTACGAAACAGGTCGATGGGAGAATCGCGCTTGGCATGTTACTGAGCGATTAAATGGTGGTTCACTAGGCCAATTTATTGAGCGCGGTGATTTTTGGCAATCGGATGAAATTAATGTATTAGTCTCCGAATTAGGTACGGCGATTGCGGCATTAACTGAACATGGTGTGCGCCATCGTGCTTTAAAACCCTCAAACTTGATGATCCGCTCTCGTGATCCTCTTGATATTGTGGTGATTGAATATGGTTCAGCATGTTTATCTGAGTTCGATCTCGATATTGTCTCTCCACTTGAAATTTCACGTTATAGTGCGCCAGAAATATTAGCGGGTGGTGTTTCGGCGGCATCAGATTGGTGGAGTTTGGGGATCATTTTACTTGAGCAATTAACGCAAGGCGCCTGTTTTAAACATATCCATGATAATGCGTTTTTAATTCAAGTCATGACCAATGGTGTTGAATTACCGGATAATTTAGCTCCCAACATTCAATTACTTTTACGTGGTTTACTTTGCCGTGATCGCTTTCAACGCTGGCAATGGAATGAAGTTAATGCGTGGTTACAAGGTTTAGCGGTACAAGCGCCTGATATTAATCACAACAATGGAAGCCAGCAATATTATCAATTTCAATTTGCAGATCATCAATTCAATCAACCTGATGCATTTGCGATGGTGGCTGCACAAGCACAATATTGGGATCAAGCAACGGAATTACTTATTCATGGTGAAATCACGACTTGGTTAAGCCAATTTGATAATAGTGAAAAACAAGCTGCCCAATTGCAGTCATTAGTTGAAAAACAAGATATTGAGCCAAGTCTACGTTTTACTCTCGCGTTACGAATTTTAAATCCTAATATGCCATTGATTTACCGTGGCGAGATCATTACACCTTCATGGCTTTTAGAGTATCCCTTATTAGGTTATCAATTAATTTGTCAGCCTCTTACCACTGAACTGCAATCTATTGATGAGACACATTGGCTTGTTCAGCTCTATTATCGTCAATGCGCTGTTCGTGAGAGGGCACAGCAACAACGTATTCCATTAAATGAAGAAAGCTTACGGCTTTATTTGTTAATCACCTCTTTAAGCCAATTAGTGGCTCGTTGGGAGATTATTCGTGCCGAATTTCCTGATGCCTATAATGAAAATCTACGAGTATTAATCGATCGTAAAAACATGCATGAAAATGACTATATTTTGTTATTAAGTGCAGAGATTGGGCAATATATTACGTTAGATTCACTGGTGAATAATGCGGCTAAATTAGCCAGTAATCTTGCGATTAAGACGTTTGATAAACAACAAGCAAAAATATTATTAGCCACACCTCGATATCAACTTATTGAACAACTAAGTGAAAGAATAGGGGATTTTAAGCGTGTTAATATCGATGCTATTGATAGATGGGCTGATGATTTTCTTTTAACTCGTAGATTGCCTCTTGAGCATATTATTGTGATGCTCTGTATTCCTATCGAGCAATGGCAAGTACCTGAATCGCAAAAATATATTTTAGAGGTATTGCATTTTTTTGCTAAGAAACTAGTTTCCACAAGCCAACGCGGTAATTTAGTCAGAATGCGTTTAACGCCAAATGCGGGGCGTGTTGATTTAACTGAATGCTGTTTTGATAATGAAAAAGCGACAAACTTACTTGAGCATTTAATTAACCGTAAGAAAAGGCTGTTTTCATTAGAAGGGGAAGTATTACGTCAACGTGAAAAATTAAATAATCGCTTGTGGCTATTACAACAGAATACTCAGTCTTACCAACGAGATACGGGTATTAATGGCATGTATTTAGGCTTTCCTTTTTTAGTGCTAAATACGCAACCCAATAAAATAAAACCACGTATTGCACCGCTTTTCTTGTGGCCTATTTCAATGAATATTTTAGGTGGTACCCAAGGTGCTGTGCAAATTGGGTTTGATACAGAGCGTGCATCAGTACGTTTAAATCCTGCTCTGGCGAATTTTGTTGGTATTCCTGCGGTTAATGAATGGCAAAAAGTACTCGATAGTTTAATGTCACAAACAGGCCTGAGTGTCAGTGAAATGATGAGCACACTTTCGTCGTTATTAATCACAACTGAACATTCACTAAGCCCATTACCTTCATTAACTGAAGAAATACCAGAAAACAGTGCTTACATTCATTGTTCTGCGGTGTTGTTTCACACCTCTTTTATTGGGCAAATGATAAGTGCTGATTTACAACAAATTGCCAATTTACCTATCAACGGCACAGCTCTTGCCACCATGTTGCAAGTCAATACACAGGCACAAACGTTAGAAACACAAGATCTATTGGTAGATAACTATTTACTGTCGTTGGCAGATCCTTCTCAAAATACCATTATTCAAGCTGCAAGAAAGCAAACAGGGTTGTTAATAGAAGGGCCTCCAGGAACAGGTAAAAGCCAAACTATTGTTAACTTAATTGCTGATGCGATAGGGCGACAAAAAACAGCACTGGTGCTTTGCCAAAAGCCTGCTGCACTGGATGTAGTGTATAAACGATTAGTTGCAAATGGCTTACAAGATAGAGTGTTGATTATTCATCAAAACCCTAAAGGGCGAGAGATTATCTCAGCAATTAGAGAACAACTACAATTAGAGCGTAAACGGCAGTTGATCGCAGATGTTAAGCAAGATAGGCCTTTTAATCGTGATAGAACGCTTAACTTAATTCAATTTTATGAAACAACATTAGATGCCTACTATAAAGCGCTATATCTAACGGATAAACAATACGATTATTCATATCGAGAAGTGTTATCTGCATTACTTGAGTTAGAGTCGCAACAAAAGCTAGCAACAAGTTCGGATGAATTAGCCACACTGCTTTCTCAATATAATAAAACAACGTTTGTTCAGCTTGTCGATAACTTAACGTTATATGGTTTAGATTGGTATGCGATTAATTATGAAAACACACCATTAAATGGTGTTACATTGTTTTTGCCTGAAAGTACGTTATATCGCCAATTTAATGAAAGTATTACGCTATTTATTGACGCAGAAAAACAGCGTGATACGGCATATAGCTCGCCTTATCAACAAATCACAATCGATAAATTAACGACTCACGAAACTGCACTTAAACAATGCAAACAGCAGTTAAAAAATCGCAATGACCAACAATGGGATAATTTATCACGTTGGTTAACCTTGTTTTTAAATGAGCAAGGTAAGCAAAATAAAGGGGAGCAGTTGATCACTCAATTGGCGCAATTGGAAACACGTTTGCAGCAAATTGATAGTGAAGGTTGTGATCCTTTAATTTTCCGCTTACTGGCTCCGTTAGATAATGCAACATTAGCGACGTTATCAAGAGCGGCAGTTGATAAGATTAACCCTTCATTTTTACGCTTCTTAAATCCCTATTATTATAGTAGAAACAGTAAGCTAAAAGACTTTATGGCACAAAGTGGTATAGAAGATAAAGCTGAACAGTATATTACGCTACATAAAACCATCACCACAGAACAACAATGGCGTTTGTTGCACCAAGAGTTGCAACCTATTTATCAACAATTAGGACTAGAACAGCACCTCGATCGACAAAATGCACAGTGGCAGAACACAATAAATACGGTGATTACTGAGCTTAAAGCCAGTGACAATGATATTGCGATATTAGCGTTATATCCTCAACCTGAACATATTGTTGAGTCCATTCAATCAGCGAAAAAACAGGGCTTTGAACAGCAATGTTTAGAAATTGAAAATGCCATTTTTCGTGCTAAAGCACAGCAAACTAGCCTCGCTAAATTAGCTGCCTTACAAGAAACTCTCACCGAACTCTGTTATCAGCAATTTTATGATGCGATTAATCAAGGTGAGTTGCTGACAGCCAGATTGCAGCAATTAGCTCAAAGCTTACCTTCTTTAAGTCAATTTCAGCTATTTCGAGAAAGAACAACGCATTTTACGCACAATGATTGGCAAGTTTTAGCATTATCACGCCAGTTACTTGATGAAAGTTCATCTTCTAACCCTGTGGAACTTTTAAAAGCAACATTGAGTCATTTGTTTTATGTTGCTGTTAAAACTGAAATTGAAATAAAAAACACAGTATTAAAAACGCATACTGCTCAAAAAATGCGGGAATATATTGAAAAGCTGACAGAAAACTATCAGCGATTACAACAAGTTAATCGTGAGCTATTAACTGAAAATATCGAATTATCAAGGATTGAAAGTGCGCGTCATTGGGAAAGAATAACACGCTTAACTGGGCCTAGAGCATTACGGTTACGCGAGTTTATTGACGAAGCGACTCAAATGGGATTGTTAAGATTGCGCCCTATTTGGTTGATGACGCCAGATGTGGCAAGCCAAATATTGCCTTTAAAAGCAGGGCTTTTTGACAGCGTTATTTATGATGAAGCTTCACAAATGCCTATTGAATTTGCATTACCGACGCTATATCGCGGTAAACAAGCGATTGTGAGTGGTGATGAGAAACAGATGCCTCCTTCATCTTTCTTCAGTGGTAAATTTAGTGAAAATGAAGACGACGAAGATAACGAGGAAGATGAACAACAAGAGAAAAGCAGTGAGCAATGGGATCCAAGCCAGATTTGCCATTGTCCTGATTTACTTCATCTCGCACGAACTGTATTGCCTATTCATACCTTAGATATTCACTATCGCTCGGCATTTAGAGAATTAATTAATTTCTCAAATTATGCTTTTTACGAGAATCGATTAAATATTCCGGCTCAACACTCAGCGAAAACCATTAGTACAGTAAAACCACTGCACTTTATGGCGATTAATGGCACTTATATCAATCAAACCAATGAAAAAGAGGCATTAGCAATTGTTGAGCATTTAGCGACATTATGGCAGGTGCCTTTTGATAAACGTCCTTCTGTGGGAGTGGTGACGTTTAACCAAAAACAAGCTCAATTAATTAACCAATTTATTCGTGATCGTAATGACTATGATGTGGATTTTTTAAGGGCTTACACCGAAGAATGTGCGCGGTTGGATAACGATGAAGATATGTCGTTTTTTGTGAAAAACGTCGAAAATGTGCAGGGTGACGAGCGAGATGTTATTTTGTTTTCAACGACGTTTGGTCGTAATGCACAAGGTACGTTTAGGCGTAATTTTGGTGTGTTAGGGCAAACAGGGGGAGAGCGCCGCTTAAATGTCGCGATCACCAGAGCGAAAAAGCAAGTGGTGATCATGTCATCAATGCCGATAGATGAAATCTCTGACTTATTAAGTACCAATAAACACCCTGAGATCCCTCGTGATTACTTACAAGGCTATTTAACTTACGCGAGTCATTGCCATCAGATTAATAAACAAGAGGAAAATAAACGTTTATTAGCCCGTTTATGCCGAACTCAAGCCAGCGTGGCACTGCAAGATCAGGTAAACGATCAGTTTGTTATTGATGTGAAACGCTTTATTGCGTCTCAGGGATATCATATTGCACCATCACAACAAGCGGGTATTTTTTCTTTTGACTGTTTAATTGAAGATAAGCATCAAGGCAAATTATTGATGGGAATTGAGTGTGATATGCCACAACATGAGTGGTTATCTCAGGCTTGTGCGCGTGAGTTATGGCGAAAAGATATTTTGCGCAAAGTTGTGCCTTATCATTATCGTATTTTATTGACACAATGGTTTTATCATCGCCAAGAAGCGCAACAACAACTTCTTGAAGCCTTACAATATGCCTCTTTACTGAATGAAAAAGTGAGTGAATGA
- the fbaB gene encoding class I fructose-bisphosphate aldolase, which translates to MTDIVSLLGADAKSLLEHRCQTIPSENLYLPGSDFVDRVMIDNNRPNSVLRSMQTLLNHGRLAGTGYLSILPVDQGVEHSAAASFAANPLYFDPKNIVELAIEAGCNCVASTYGVLASVSRRYAHKIPFLVKLNHNETLSYPAQYDQTLYASVEQAFEMGAVAVGATIYFGSQESRRQIEEISMAFERAHELGMVTVLWAYLRNPAFKKDGVDYHASADLTGQANHLAATIGADIVKQKMAENNGGFKAIGFGHTDERVYTKLTTENPIDLVRYQLANCYMGRAGLINSGGASGNNDLEDAVRTAVINKRAGGMGLILGRKAFKKSMKDGVALINAVQDVYLNKSVTIA; encoded by the coding sequence ATGACTGATATAGTAAGTTTGTTAGGTGCTGATGCAAAATCATTATTAGAACATCGTTGCCAAACCATCCCGAGCGAAAATCTCTACCTGCCAGGTTCTGACTTTGTTGATCGTGTTATGATTGATAACAATCGCCCTAATAGCGTATTACGTTCAATGCAAACCCTGTTAAATCATGGGCGTTTAGCAGGAACGGGTTATCTGTCTATTCTACCTGTTGACCAAGGTGTTGAGCACTCTGCCGCTGCCTCTTTTGCAGCAAACCCACTCTATTTTGATCCAAAAAATATTGTTGAGTTAGCTATTGAAGCAGGTTGCAACTGTGTTGCCTCTACTTATGGTGTTCTTGCTTCTGTTTCTCGTCGCTATGCACACAAAATCCCTTTTCTTGTGAAATTAAATCACAATGAAACCCTAAGCTACCCAGCGCAATATGACCAAACACTGTATGCCAGTGTAGAACAAGCATTTGAAATGGGTGCTGTTGCAGTGGGTGCGACCATTTACTTTGGTTCACAGGAAAGCCGTCGCCAAATTGAAGAGATATCAATGGCCTTTGAACGTGCTCATGAATTAGGTATGGTCACTGTATTATGGGCGTATTTACGCAACCCCGCCTTTAAGAAAGACGGCGTAGATTACCATGCAAGTGCAGATTTAACTGGTCAAGCAAACCACTTAGCTGCAACAATTGGTGCTGATATCGTTAAACAAAAAATGGCTGAAAATAACGGTGGCTTTAAAGCGATTGGTTTTGGTCATACTGATGAGCGTGTTTACACGAAACTCACCACAGAAAACCCAATTGATTTAGTTCGTTACCAATTAGCAAACTGCTATATGGGTCGTGCGGGATTAATTAACTCTGGTGGTGCTTCAGGTAATAATGATCTTGAAGATGCGGTTCGTACCGCCGTTATTAATAAACGAGCTGGTGGTATGGGCTTGATCTTAGGGCGCAAAGCGTTCAAGAAATCAATGAAAGATGGTGTTGCCCTAATTAATGCAGTACAAGATGTTTATTTGAATAAATCTGTCACTATTGCTTAA
- the yegQ gene encoding tRNA 5-hydroxyuridine modification protein YegQ, with product MFTPELLSPAGSLKNMRYAFAYGADAVYAGQPRYSLRVRNNEFNHENLAKGIQEAHELGKRFYVVVNIAPHNAKLKTFIRDLKPVIDMGPDALIMSDPGLIMMVREAFPEMDIHLSVQANAVNWATVKFWRQMGLTRVILSRELSIDEIAEIRKQVPDMELEVFVHGALCMAYSGRCLLSGYINKRDPNQGTCTNACRWEYKVEEGKEDDVGNIVEKYTPIPVKNVEPTLGVGAPTDKVYLIEEAKRPGEYMTAFEDEHGTYIMNSKDLRAIEHVEQLTQMGVHSLKIEGRTKSFYYCARTAQMYRRAIDDAVAGKPFDPTLLTTLEGLAHRGYTEGFLRRHTHDSYQTYEYGYSVSDTQQFVGEFTGKRVNGLAEVDVKNKFVLGDSLELMTPTGNIQFTLEELFNKKQQPTDVAPGNGHMVYLSVPEDVDLDFALLIRNLQGTTTRQPHKIDAVEVK from the coding sequence ATGTTTACACCCGAATTGCTCTCTCCTGCTGGCTCATTAAAAAATATGCGCTATGCATTTGCTTATGGCGCAGACGCCGTTTATGCAGGTCAGCCACGTTATAGCTTACGTGTGCGTAATAATGAGTTTAACCACGAAAACCTTGCTAAAGGTATTCAAGAAGCCCACGAATTAGGTAAGCGCTTCTATGTTGTGGTTAATATCGCACCCCATAATGCTAAATTAAAAACCTTTATCCGTGACTTAAAACCCGTCATTGATATGGGCCCTGATGCGCTGATTATGTCTGATCCGGGTTTGATCATGATGGTGCGTGAAGCTTTCCCTGAAATGGATATTCACCTTTCAGTGCAAGCCAATGCCGTTAACTGGGCAACCGTAAAATTCTGGCGTCAGATGGGATTAACGCGTGTGATCCTGTCCCGTGAACTCTCTATTGATGAAATTGCTGAAATTCGTAAGCAAGTTCCTGATATGGAATTAGAAGTTTTCGTTCACGGTGCATTATGTATGGCTTACTCAGGTCGCTGCCTGTTATCTGGCTATATCAATAAGCGTGACCCTAACCAAGGCACTTGCACTAATGCTTGCCGTTGGGAATATAAAGTCGAAGAAGGCAAAGAAGACGATGTAGGTAATATCGTTGAAAAATACACGCCAATCCCAGTTAAAAATGTTGAGCCTACTTTAGGTGTTGGCGCGCCAACAGATAAAGTCTACTTAATTGAAGAAGCAAAACGTCCTGGTGAATATATGACTGCGTTCGAAGATGAACACGGTACTTATATCATGAACTCTAAAGACTTACGTGCGATTGAACACGTTGAGCAATTAACTCAAATGGGTGTGCATTCACTGAAAATTGAAGGTCGTACTAAATCCTTCTATTACTGTGCCCGTACAGCTCAAATGTATCGTCGCGCGATTGATGATGCGGTTGCAGGCAAACCCTTCGATCCAACGTTACTAACGACTTTAGAAGGCTTAGCTCACCGCGGTTATACAGAAGGCTTCTTACGTCGTCACACTCATGATTCGTACCAAACGTATGAATATGGTTACTCTGTCTCTGACACTCAACAATTTGTCGGTGAATTTACAGGTAAACGTGTAAACGGTTTAGCCGAAGTTGATGTTAAAAATAAATTTGTTTTAGGTGATAGCCTAGAATTAATGACACCAACTGGAAATATTCAATTCACGTTAGAAGAGCTGTTTAACAAAAAACAACAGCCAACCGATGTTGCACCAGGTAATGGTCACATGGTTTATTTATCTGTTCCTGAAGATGTTGATTTAGATTTCGCACTGCTGATCCGTAATCTACAAGGTACAACAACACGTCAACCGCATAAAATTGATGCAGTAGAAGTGAAGTAA
- the yegS gene encoding lipid kinase YegS, which produces MSKISLLIINGKSASNGALRKAVYQLRNEGFNLQVRVTWESSDIRRFVQEAIDIQAETVIAAGGDGTINSVVSELIHLSPSFLPTLGIIPLGTANDFATSAQIPRDMENALNLAVKGRSIPIDIIAVNKTHYFINMASGGFGTKITTETPEALKSALGGAAYFINGLLSIDSLKADHCKIEAENFHWEGEALILAIGNGRQAGGGQKLCSEALINDNKLNLTIVEAHELLPSILSSMFDSKKNDKIIERESRWVNISASHEMVFNLDGEPLLGDKFEFIVLPEAIHCRLPPQCDLLS; this is translated from the coding sequence ATGAGTAAAATTAGTTTGCTAATCATTAATGGAAAAAGCGCTAGCAATGGTGCATTGAGAAAAGCCGTTTACCAACTACGTAACGAAGGTTTTAATCTCCAAGTAAGAGTGACTTGGGAATCCAGTGATATACGTCGTTTTGTACAAGAAGCTATCGATATACAGGCTGAAACGGTGATTGCAGCAGGAGGTGATGGTACGATTAATAGCGTTGTTTCTGAATTAATTCACCTCTCACCCTCATTTTTACCGACACTTGGTATTATTCCCTTAGGTACAGCAAATGATTTTGCCACCAGCGCACAAATTCCTCGTGATATGGAAAATGCACTTAACTTAGCCGTTAAAGGCCGATCAATACCTATTGATATAATCGCCGTGAATAAGACCCACTATTTTATCAATATGGCATCAGGGGGCTTTGGAACCAAAATCACAACAGAAACGCCTGAAGCGTTAAAATCTGCATTGGGCGGAGCCGCCTATTTTATTAATGGCCTTTTAAGTATCGATTCTTTAAAAGCGGATCACTGCAAAATTGAAGCGGAAAATTTCCACTGGGAAGGTGAGGCTCTTATTTTAGCTATCGGCAATGGCCGTCAAGCCGGTGGCGGACAAAAATTGTGTTCTGAAGCCTTAATTAATGACAATAAACTTAACCTCACCATCGTTGAAGCTCATGAACTTCTTCCTTCAATTTTAAGTAGCATGTTTGATAGCAAAAAGAATGACAAGATAATCGAGCGAGAAAGTCGCTGGGTAAACATTAGTGCTTCTCATGAAATGGTATTTAATTTAGATGGAGAACCCCTTTTAGGGGATAAATTTGAATTTATTGTGTTACCTGAAGCGATCCACTGCCGGTTACCGCCTCAATGTGACTTGTTATCTTAA
- the baeR gene encoding two-component system response regulator BaeR, translating to MTVSESPYSILIVEDEPKLAQLLIDYLQASGYQTHWLADGAEVSHYVKQQHYDLILLDLMLPVKDGITVCKELRQFSDIPIIMVTAKTEEVDRLLGLEIGADDYICKPYSPREVVARVKTLLRRFYRPQDIVQSDKLVVIDEQAYQIQYNNKILDLTTAEFRLLKALATQPGKILTRDQLMDHLYDDYRIVTDRTIDSHIKNLRRKLEQLNDQIEFIRSIYGQGYRWETQAYRFR from the coding sequence ATGACAGTATCTGAATCACCCTATTCAATTCTGATTGTTGAAGACGAACCTAAACTTGCCCAATTGCTTATTGATTACCTTCAAGCATCTGGTTATCAAACGCATTGGTTAGCGGATGGTGCTGAAGTGAGCCATTATGTAAAACAGCAACATTACGATTTAATCTTGTTAGATCTCATGTTGCCAGTTAAAGATGGTATTACAGTCTGTAAAGAATTACGTCAGTTTTCAGATATTCCCATCATTATGGTGACAGCTAAAACAGAAGAAGTTGATCGATTACTTGGGCTTGAAATTGGTGCTGATGATTATATTTGTAAGCCCTATAGTCCAAGAGAAGTGGTAGCCCGAGTCAAAACCTTATTGCGTCGTTTTTATCGACCACAAGATATTGTTCAAAGCGATAAATTAGTCGTTATTGATGAACAGGCTTATCAAATCCAATACAACAATAAAATTCTCGATTTAACGACTGCTGAATTTCGTTTACTAAAAGCCTTAGCCACTCAACCCGGCAAAATATTAACCCGTGATCAGCTAATGGATCACCTTTATGATGACTACCGCATTGTGACGGATAGAACCATTGATAGCCATATTAAAAACTTACGACGCAAACTTGAGCAACTTAACGATCAAATTGAATTTATTCGCTCAATTTATGGTCAAGGCTATCGTTGGGAAACTCAAGCTTACCGTTTTCGATGA